A genomic stretch from Vicinamibacterales bacterium includes:
- a CDS encoding DUF6644 family protein, whose protein sequence is MSLLPLFEWSGQTAVGIAMSGSVWMFPVIQCLHLLALAILGGTVLVVDLRLLGLGLRHQPVSQLAHDIQPWLVGSLLVMLATGVLLLTSDTLRVYYSPPFWWKMQFLLLAMLFTFTVRQKVVGLHMKTRGFTIVACVGLLLATVPVVAHHSFSAEFDANAPVEVTGAV, encoded by the coding sequence ATGTCTCTTTTACCCCTGTTTGAGTGGTCCGGTCAGACAGCCGTCGGGATTGCGATGAGTGGCTCGGTATGGATGTTCCCGGTAATTCAGTGTCTTCACTTGTTGGCACTTGCGATCCTGGGCGGTACGGTTTTGGTAGTCGACTTGCGGTTGCTTGGCTTGGGGTTACGGCATCAACCAGTGTCCCAGCTGGCGCATGACATCCAGCCATGGCTGGTCGGCAGTTTGCTGGTGATGTTAGCCACGGGTGTGCTGCTTCTTACCTCGGACACACTTCGCGTTTACTACAGCCCGCCCTTTTGGTGGAAGATGCAGTTCCTGCTGCTTGCGATGCTCTTCACATTCACTGTGCGACAGAAGGTTGTGGGGTTACACATGAAAACCAGAGGGTTCACGATCGTCGCTTGTGTCGGACTGCTGCTGGCCACCGTGCCAGTGGTTGCCCATCATTCCTTTTCTGCTGAGTTTGATGCTAATGCTCCGGTCGAAGTGACGGGGGCGGTC
- a CDS encoding DUF6644 family protein, whose translation MSPLEFFEWFGNTPWSIALLESLWVYPIVETTHVLTLCLFLGLIATLDLRLVGLTLRRVPVSEVAGRLLPWALGGFALMAVSGLLLFYSHPVRAYENIFFRIKIVMLVLAGLNAFVFHTTVYRRVTDWDRAPVAPLRARVAGYLSLVLWCGVVVGGRMQAYNWFN comes from the coding sequence ATGTCGCCGCTGGAATTCTTCGAATGGTTCGGAAATACGCCTTGGAGCATTGCTCTCCTTGAATCGCTGTGGGTCTATCCCATAGTGGAGACAACCCACGTGTTGACTTTATGCCTATTTCTCGGCCTGATCGCGACATTAGACCTGCGCCTAGTGGGCCTAACTCTGCGGCGAGTTCCAGTGTCTGAGGTAGCCGGACGTCTCTTGCCGTGGGCCCTAGGCGGCTTTGCATTAATGGCTGTGAGTGGATTACTTCTGTTCTATTCCCATCCTGTGCGTGCATACGAGAACATCTTCTTTCGTATCAAGATTGTGATGCTTGTCTTAGCTGGTCTTAATGCTTTTGTTTTTCACACAACGGTATATCGCCGGGTCACTGACTGGGATCGGGCACCGGTTGCGCCCCTCAGGGCGCGAGTGGCCGGCTACCTCTCCCTCGTGCTCTGGTGCGGAGTGGTCGTCGGGGGACGGATGCAAGCCTACAACTGGTTCAATTGA
- a CDS encoding PQQ-dependent sugar dehydrogenase, whose amino-acid sequence MVRKSLILIAAGLFLTMATAVWAQSGSIGSAHHSYRVVTVAEGLEIPWSITFLPNGDMLVTERPGRLRIIRDGVLLPDSVPGVPEVHAEGQGGLFDVLPHPEFTSNRLLYLAYAHPNSGGSTTRVVRARFENDQLSGLEEIFLAVSQGRGHYGGKLAFDWNGLLFLSVGERQASTSGDLENHPAQDVSNHHGTIIRLHDDGRIPVDNPFVKQSEAGTDVRPEIWSYGHRNPQGLVIHPDTNDVWITEHGPQGGDELNRIEPGLNYGWPVIGYGVNYRTGLAIHEGTMREDMEHPDHFWVPSIAVSGLMIYRGDRFPEWQGNMFSGGLAGQQLARLTLSEDAQRIEQEETLIQGIGRIRDVREGPDGYIYVAIEGRGGALTPIVRLEPADQ is encoded by the coding sequence ATGGTCAGGAAATCGCTGATTCTAATAGCCGCGGGTCTGTTCCTCACGATGGCAACAGCCGTTTGGGCACAGTCAGGGTCAATCGGTTCGGCCCACCACAGCTATCGCGTGGTTACCGTAGCCGAGGGACTAGAGATCCCGTGGTCAATCACGTTCCTACCGAACGGTGACATGCTGGTCACTGAACGACCTGGACGGCTTCGCATCATACGGGACGGTGTGCTCCTCCCAGACTCGGTGCCGGGTGTACCGGAAGTTCATGCTGAGGGCCAAGGCGGCCTGTTCGATGTTCTGCCACATCCAGAATTCACCTCGAACCGTCTACTTTATCTGGCTTACGCGCATCCAAATTCCGGCGGCTCGACTACGCGAGTTGTGCGGGCCAGATTCGAAAATGATCAACTATCGGGTCTTGAGGAAATCTTCCTCGCAGTGTCACAAGGAAGGGGGCACTATGGCGGGAAGCTTGCGTTCGACTGGAATGGCTTGCTCTTTCTCAGTGTCGGAGAACGCCAGGCATCCACCAGCGGTGATTTAGAGAACCATCCGGCCCAAGATGTCTCAAACCACCACGGCACGATCATTCGACTCCATGATGACGGCCGCATACCAGTCGACAATCCGTTCGTCAAACAAAGTGAGGCCGGAACCGATGTGCGGCCTGAGATATGGAGCTATGGGCACCGCAATCCGCAGGGCCTCGTCATTCACCCCGATACTAATGACGTCTGGATTACCGAGCATGGCCCACAAGGCGGGGACGAACTCAACCGTATTGAACCCGGATTGAACTATGGCTGGCCAGTGATTGGCTACGGTGTGAACTACCGGACAGGCCTGGCCATTCATGAGGGGACAATGCGCGAAGATATGGAACACCCAGACCACTTCTGGGTACCATCAATCGCAGTCTCAGGCTTGATGATTTATCGTGGAGACCGTTTTCCGGAATGGCAGGGAAATATGTTCTCTGGAGGTTTGGCCGGTCAGCAGTTGGCGCGCCTTACCCTCAGTGAAGACGCACAACGGATTGAACAGGAAGAAACTCTGATTCAAGGAATCGGCCGGATTCGTGACGTGCGCGAGGGACCAGATGGCTACATCTACGTTGCCATCGAGGGCCGCGGTGGTGCACTCACGCCGATTGTTCGGCTCGAACCCGCTGACCAGTAA
- a CDS encoding M20/M25/M40 family metallo-hydrolase: MKNIAMTRYLFAFGTFAVTLVSAVPVVSQTFPTDDPVLRQMWIEGIENSQTEVLAQVLFDEIGPRLTGSPGHEKGNEWLVSTYDSWDITAENQEYGTWMRWRRGRAHVDLVEPRVRTLEMMSLAWSPGTGGQPVRGEVVVMPNVSNVTEFEAWLPNVRGKFVAIAFPQPTCRPDADWERWATEESIVEMRDARSTAEEAWRDQMNRVGLEILGRGSETAIAQRFERAGATGVIASRWSQGWGAHQMFASGTERMLALTAGCEDYGLLHRLAANGQHPVIEVLSDAEFLGEGPVSNVIARLPGTEFPDEYVVLSAHFDSWDAASGATDNGTGTLTMLEAMRILRATYPNPKRTILVGHWGGEEQGLNGSRAFVEDHPEVVQNLQALFNQDNGTGRIVNVSNQGLIGASGYLARWFSGLPTEFSENVAFNFPGTPGGGGSDYASFVCYGAPAFSLRSLNWSYRPYTWHTNRDTFDKVIFADLQRNATLYAMLAYMASEEGMRLPRDRRTEFPVNPATGEAGSWPECQPARREWSERR, from the coding sequence ATGAAGAATATTGCGATGACGCGTTATTTGTTTGCGTTCGGTACTTTCGCCGTGACACTCGTGTCGGCTGTGCCTGTCGTCTCACAGACATTTCCTACGGACGATCCGGTCCTGCGGCAGATGTGGATAGAAGGGATAGAGAATTCTCAAACCGAGGTTCTAGCTCAGGTTCTGTTTGACGAAATTGGGCCGCGCCTAACTGGGAGCCCTGGTCATGAGAAGGGGAATGAGTGGCTTGTTAGCACGTACGACAGTTGGGATATCACTGCTGAAAATCAGGAATATGGCACATGGATGCGGTGGCGGCGTGGCCGTGCCCATGTTGACCTTGTCGAGCCGAGGGTTCGTACCCTTGAGATGATGAGCCTGGCATGGAGTCCAGGCACTGGAGGTCAACCGGTTCGTGGCGAAGTGGTGGTTATGCCGAACGTTTCTAACGTTACAGAGTTTGAGGCGTGGCTCCCAAACGTGCGCGGAAAATTTGTCGCCATTGCTTTTCCGCAGCCGACATGTCGACCTGACGCGGATTGGGAACGTTGGGCGACTGAGGAGTCGATTGTTGAAATGCGGGACGCGCGCAGTACGGCGGAGGAAGCATGGCGCGATCAAATGAACCGGGTCGGGCTTGAAATTCTCGGGCGTGGCTCGGAGACCGCAATTGCTCAACGTTTTGAACGTGCGGGTGCGACCGGTGTTATCGCGTCACGTTGGTCGCAGGGATGGGGTGCGCATCAGATGTTCGCTAGTGGCACCGAGCGGATGTTAGCGCTGACAGCAGGTTGTGAAGACTACGGGTTGTTGCATCGGCTGGCCGCAAACGGTCAACACCCGGTGATCGAAGTCCTCTCCGATGCTGAGTTCCTCGGTGAGGGTCCGGTGTCCAACGTCATTGCCCGGCTCCCCGGAACGGAGTTCCCCGACGAGTATGTCGTGCTTTCAGCGCACTTCGACTCCTGGGATGCGGCGTCGGGCGCCACCGACAACGGCACGGGCACCCTCACCATGCTTGAGGCGATGCGTATTCTTCGGGCGACCTATCCCAATCCGAAACGCACAATTCTTGTTGGGCACTGGGGTGGAGAGGAACAGGGCCTCAATGGTTCACGAGCTTTCGTCGAAGACCATCCTGAGGTGGTCCAGAATCTCCAAGCCTTGTTCAATCAGGATAACGGAACCGGACGGATTGTGAATGTGTCCAACCAAGGACTAATCGGCGCCTCGGGATATCTTGCACGATGGTTCTCTGGACTCCCGACAGAATTTTCAGAGAATGTGGCCTTCAATTTTCCAGGCACTCCTGGCGGTGGTGGTAGCGACTATGCCTCATTCGTCTGCTATGGTGCCCCGGCCTTCAGCCTGAGGTCGCTTAATTGGAGCTACAGGCCGTATACCTGGCACACAAACCGGGATACCTTCGATAAGGTCATCTTCGCTGACCTGCAGCGCAACGCAACCCTATATGCCATGCTGGCCTACATGGCGTCGGAGGAGGGGATGCGCTTACCTCGGGACCGTAGGACCGAGTTTCCTGTAAACCCAGCGACGGGTGAGGCCGGGTCGTGGCCGGAGTGCCAGCCGGCGCGCCGCGAGTGGTCTGAGCGGAGGTAA
- a CDS encoding RidA family protein, with protein MQFVTRSIGLSFVLGIVTTLILTGVVNSQQPGRQILDPGGPGTENPERAYSRGVRIGNTLYVAGNTGQVANTGSLDRDLETEIRSLLDGFKSNVEAGGMTMDDLVWVQIFCTDLALYDMFNEIYRSYFSGPLPSRAFIGTSTLLGNSHFEIMGTAVDE; from the coding sequence ATGCAATTCGTAACTCGGTCTATCGGACTTTCGTTCGTGCTTGGTATTGTGACCACTCTCATCCTGACCGGAGTTGTGAATTCACAACAGCCCGGTCGGCAAATTCTTGATCCTGGTGGTCCCGGAACAGAGAACCCGGAACGTGCTTACAGTCGAGGTGTGCGGATTGGGAATACACTTTACGTCGCTGGGAACACGGGGCAGGTGGCAAACACGGGTAGCCTCGATCGGGACCTTGAGACGGAGATCAGAAGTCTACTCGACGGTTTCAAGAGCAATGTTGAAGCAGGCGGTATGACGATGGATGACTTGGTCTGGGTGCAGATCTTCTGCACGGACCTTGCGCTATACGACATGTTCAACGAAATCTACCGGAGCTACTTCAGCGGGCCGTTGCCGTCACGTGCCTTCATCGGGACCAGTACACTTCTTGGCAACTCCCACTTCGAAATCATGGGCACTGCGGTGGACGAATAG
- a CDS encoding molybdopterin-dependent oxidoreductase translates to MTIQSNRRDILKGGLAAAGLGILGIPEWVLPTLAQGETLVPFTDLPDPLTLVRGPEQRIIDIRTIPENGQFTPTDQFATTQHYGHPVIDPATYRLRVSGLVDQALSFSIDELRAMPSEEIVVGFECSGNRGPINGLAGNGRWTGVPLRTVLDRAGVKPDAKEFVFFGADRGEEEVQFRGQTFTVEQQYGRSLAREKALSSDPILVYALNSEPLTRHQGFPLRLLVPGWYGMALVKWLAEIHVQENRYLGKFQARHYRTLKGEMVNGEMKWKETDISTTQLKSFVARVTSNGSRHQVFGVVLNDGTPIRSVEVKVDDGSWQPATMDPSTSEKYSWKFFTCDWHGATPGEHTVVSRATDIEGTVQPTAAELEVKKTFLEHNAQHPRTIMIA, encoded by the coding sequence ATGACGATACAGAGCAATCGACGGGACATTCTGAAAGGCGGCCTCGCAGCAGCCGGACTTGGTATCCTCGGCATTCCGGAATGGGTGCTTCCCACGCTCGCGCAGGGCGAGACGCTCGTCCCATTCACCGACCTACCCGACCCTCTTACCCTCGTGCGGGGTCCCGAGCAACGCATTATTGATATCCGGACGATCCCAGAAAACGGTCAGTTCACCCCTACTGATCAGTTCGCTACCACACAGCATTACGGGCACCCGGTCATTGACCCTGCTACCTACCGGCTAAGGGTTTCTGGCCTAGTCGACCAAGCACTATCTTTCTCAATTGACGAACTGCGCGCGATGCCAAGCGAAGAAATTGTCGTCGGATTCGAATGCTCTGGTAACAGAGGTCCTATAAACGGTCTCGCCGGCAATGGACGGTGGACCGGTGTACCGCTGCGAACGGTACTGGACCGCGCTGGCGTGAAGCCTGACGCAAAGGAGTTCGTCTTCTTCGGAGCCGACCGCGGTGAAGAGGAAGTCCAATTCCGAGGCCAAACGTTCACGGTGGAACAACAGTATGGTCGGAGTCTCGCGAGGGAGAAGGCACTGTCATCTGACCCGATTCTGGTTTACGCACTGAACAGCGAGCCGCTGACACGCCATCAAGGCTTCCCACTACGATTGCTTGTCCCGGGTTGGTACGGTATGGCTCTCGTCAAATGGCTCGCTGAGATTCACGTCCAAGAGAACCGGTATCTCGGCAAGTTTCAAGCCCGCCACTATCGCACGTTGAAGGGAGAAATGGTCAACGGCGAGATGAAGTGGAAGGAAACTGATATTTCGACCACTCAGTTGAAGTCGTTTGTGGCACGGGTGACTTCCAATGGCAGCCGCCACCAAGTTTTCGGTGTCGTCCTGAATGACGGAACTCCGATCCGGTCGGTCGAGGTAAAGGTGGATGATGGCTCATGGCAGCCGGCCACCATGGATCCCTCCACGAGCGAAAAATACTCGTGGAAGTTTTTTACCTGCGACTGGCACGGCGCCACTCCTGGAGAGCATACGGTCGTTTCCCGTGCAACTGACATCGAGGGCACCGTTCAGCCAACCGCGGCGGAGCTTGAGGTCAAGAAGACGTTCCTTGAGCACAATGCCCAACATCCGCGAACAATAATGATCGCTTAG
- a CDS encoding PQQ-binding-like beta-propeller repeat protein yields MARLRARAVTCLFAVVVIGVAATKPEAVGDTWNRFRGPNGSGVIEATGLPQDFGPETNVVWKTTVAPGFSSPVISGDRLLLTAFENDQLITTSLDRQSGRILWRQAVERARVDRPDSRNHSAAASAAVDAAGNVYVFFGEFGLVAYDREGVEQWRHPLGPFNNIYGMGASPIVADNLVLLPCDQQNGSFLLAVDADTGEVRWKVDRPEAKSGHSSPVLYDPPDGPLQVLMAGSFLLTAYDVATGEKRWWVGGLPFEMKSTPVMDGDTLYVHGFSTPLNQPGRQVEVDSWEDTIAVHDANGDGLIAPDEFPQERTRGFFSFVDLDADGQLDEDSWNYYRAAMMSLNGMVAIRLGGSGDMTEENVVWRYHRSVPQLPSPLLYQGVLYMINDGGIATSFRPSTGEVIERGRIRGAVDSYYASPVAADGKIFFVSEMGKVAVVRPGGGFEVLALNDLGSPAYATPAIADGRIYIRTEETLWAFGED; encoded by the coding sequence ATGGCACGATTGAGGGCTAGAGCGGTGACCTGTCTGTTTGCGGTCGTGGTCATAGGCGTGGCTGCGACAAAACCCGAAGCGGTTGGGGATACCTGGAATCGGTTCCGCGGCCCAAACGGCTCTGGTGTGATTGAGGCCACCGGGCTGCCGCAAGACTTCGGACCAGAGACTAATGTTGTCTGGAAGACCACAGTGGCACCCGGCTTCTCTTCACCGGTAATTAGTGGAGACCGCCTGCTTCTTACGGCGTTTGAGAATGACCAGTTAATTACCACATCCTTAGATCGGCAGAGCGGACGAATTTTGTGGCGCCAGGCGGTGGAGCGGGCGCGTGTCGATCGACCGGATTCCCGTAATCATTCCGCTGCGGCTAGTGCCGCGGTCGATGCAGCTGGCAATGTCTACGTGTTTTTCGGGGAGTTCGGTCTGGTTGCGTATGACCGCGAGGGTGTTGAACAGTGGCGCCACCCTTTGGGCCCCTTTAACAACATCTATGGCATGGGTGCCTCGCCGATCGTGGCTGACAACCTGGTGCTGTTACCCTGTGATCAGCAGAATGGGTCGTTTCTACTAGCAGTTGATGCCGATACTGGTGAGGTGCGTTGGAAGGTGGACCGTCCTGAGGCGAAGAGTGGACACTCGTCGCCAGTTCTCTACGATCCCCCCGATGGGCCGCTACAGGTGCTGATGGCTGGCTCGTTTCTCCTCACGGCCTACGATGTGGCGACTGGTGAGAAGCGATGGTGGGTTGGTGGATTACCATTCGAAATGAAGTCGACTCCGGTGATGGACGGTGACACGCTCTACGTCCACGGTTTCTCCACGCCGCTCAACCAACCAGGCCGGCAGGTTGAGGTTGACAGTTGGGAAGACACGATTGCGGTCCACGATGCTAATGGTGATGGCCTAATCGCACCTGATGAGTTTCCTCAGGAGCGTACGCGAGGATTTTTCTCCTTTGTTGATCTCGATGCTGACGGCCAATTGGACGAAGATAGTTGGAACTACTATCGGGCTGCCATGATGAGTCTGAACGGGATGGTCGCCATCCGTCTTGGTGGGTCGGGGGACATGACTGAGGAAAACGTTGTCTGGCGGTACCATCGTTCGGTACCGCAGCTCCCATCACCGCTTTTGTATCAGGGCGTGCTCTACATGATCAACGACGGCGGGATAGCCACATCATTCCGTCCTTCCACTGGCGAGGTCATTGAACGCGGTCGGATCCGCGGCGCAGTGGACAGTTACTACGCCTCACCGGTTGCTGCTGACGGTAAAATTTTCTTCGTGAGTGAAATGGGGAAGGTAGCTGTTGTGCGACCAGGTGGAGGTTTTGAAGTTTTGGCGCTTAATGACCTCGGGTCCCCCGCGTATGCGACGCCGGCGATTGCTGATGGGCGGATTTACATCCGCACCGAGGAGACGCTCTGGGCATTCGGCGAAGACTAA
- a CDS encoding FAD-dependent oxidoreductase yields the protein MTRRSVLKATAASVIGYQLAGDAATLNASLTDEKTRNRYQQSHIAVIGAGGFGGWTALSLLRKGAKVTLLDTWGPGNARASSGCERRMIHSQLYAVGSTGSNKEVYRPLYMDMITRALQLWREHEKRWNRQLYFPCGSLTLQPEDAQDGREALAYMRKRGTAVEELSLQDLERRYPQINLEGVSWGLLDVDSGYLRSRLACQELFRGFLEEGGEYRQVSVKAPEIDGSGLDSLSLSDGSRLSADQYIFACGPWLGQLFPGTIRIRPSRAEAFFFGTPVNDHRYDDQHLPICIDGTRSPSAAVVPDGDFRGLLVEGGPPRVRIIDPTTEERVPTADLMAFHREYLALRFPGMKDAPLLSMRVCQYENSDDRNFVIDRHPVAENVWLIGGGSGHGFKHAPVIGEWAAEMVFRERAVEPLFGLQRFTGRLA from the coding sequence ATGACTAGGAGGTCGGTGTTAAAGGCCACAGCGGCTTCGGTGATTGGCTATCAGTTGGCCGGTGATGCGGCAACATTGAATGCCTCACTAACGGATGAGAAGACTCGAAACCGTTACCAGCAGTCACACATTGCTGTGATTGGGGCTGGTGGGTTTGGCGGCTGGACAGCATTGAGCTTGCTCAGGAAAGGTGCAAAAGTCACTTTGCTCGATACTTGGGGACCTGGAAACGCTCGCGCCAGTTCTGGCTGTGAACGGCGAATGATTCACAGTCAACTGTACGCTGTGGGCAGCACGGGTTCGAATAAGGAGGTCTACCGACCTCTCTACATGGACATGATCACGCGCGCTCTTCAGCTGTGGCGTGAACATGAAAAACGCTGGAACCGACAATTGTATTTTCCCTGTGGATCACTGACTCTTCAACCCGAGGATGCCCAAGATGGCAGGGAAGCTCTTGCGTATATGCGTAAGCGGGGAACTGCTGTAGAGGAACTTTCACTGCAGGATTTAGAGCGTCGTTACCCGCAAATTAATCTAGAAGGGGTGTCGTGGGGATTGCTCGATGTTGACAGCGGATATTTGCGGTCACGACTGGCGTGTCAGGAACTCTTCAGAGGTTTTCTTGAAGAGGGAGGAGAGTATCGGCAGGTATCTGTCAAAGCCCCTGAGATAGATGGTAGTGGACTCGACAGCCTCAGTTTATCTGACGGCTCTCGACTGTCCGCTGACCAATATATCTTTGCGTGTGGACCCTGGCTTGGTCAGTTGTTTCCGGGAACGATCCGGATCCGGCCGTCTCGCGCTGAGGCGTTCTTCTTTGGAACACCAGTTAATGATCATCGGTATGATGACCAACACTTACCGATTTGCATAGACGGCACTCGAAGTCCAAGTGCTGCTGTTGTTCCAGATGGTGACTTTCGAGGATTGTTAGTCGAAGGTGGCCCTCCAAGAGTAAGGATTATTGATCCGACTACTGAAGAACGCGTTCCGACAGCGGATCTGATGGCCTTTCATCGGGAGTATCTGGCTCTTCGGTTTCCAGGCATGAAGGACGCACCACTGCTCTCGATGAGAGTGTGTCAATACGAAAATAGTGACGATCGCAATTTTGTAATAGATCGACATCCTGTAGCGGAGAATGTGTGGCTTATTGGCGGTGGTTCAGGCCATGGATTTAAGCACGCACCGGTAATTGGGGAGTGGGCGGCTGAGATGGTTTTTCGGGAGAGAGCCGTTGAACCTTTGTTCGGGCTGCAACGATTTACAGGACGTCTGGCATAA
- a CDS encoding aminotransferase class I/II-fold pyridoxal phosphate-dependent enzyme, which yields MSERLWLNRRAFLRGAGITALAGAANSGPSLVTPVRADSLDQAGSTNYDFDTVYDRVGWNSVKWDAAIERYGRENIDVGMGIADMDFRAAPCITRGLAERCKHENWGYMSTPRSFYQQIADWNKDRYGLEVDPESITLSDGVHPALIAALNALAPAGSKVLLGTAVYSGFYGDLRWSRTIAENSPMIVENGHYRMDFDDLESRMSHDTDAMILCNPQNPTGNCWSEEDLLRLGRMCLEHRVVVLSDEIHCDFVMKGQKYTPFASLPDKEVVDNSVTFKAASKTFSLAAMKVAWFFSTNPEYMELIRAQHRANTNTLGVVANQAALTDEGADWLDQVNVYIDGNQDFAERYIRENLPGVEYTKAEGTYLAWIDIGGVAERLDAKRLAEEATANSETGRPVTAEAIVGNWFIDNAKVQLNAGSSYGPGGENHMRMNVATSRKILKLALDNMAAALNDL from the coding sequence ATGTCAGAGAGACTTTGGTTAAATCGTAGAGCGTTTCTGAGGGGTGCGGGGATCACTGCGCTCGCTGGCGCTGCCAACTCGGGGCCTTCGCTGGTGACTCCTGTGCGAGCCGATTCGCTGGACCAGGCAGGTTCCACCAACTACGACTTCGATACGGTGTACGACCGGGTCGGGTGGAATTCTGTGAAGTGGGACGCGGCGATCGAAAGGTATGGCCGTGAGAATATTGATGTTGGCATGGGGATCGCGGATATGGACTTCCGCGCTGCTCCCTGTATCACTCGTGGGTTGGCGGAACGTTGCAAGCATGAAAACTGGGGCTACATGAGCACGCCTCGGAGTTTCTATCAGCAGATTGCTGACTGGAATAAGGATCGTTACGGGCTCGAAGTAGACCCCGAATCAATCACCCTCTCCGACGGCGTTCACCCGGCGCTGATCGCGGCGTTGAACGCACTCGCACCAGCCGGAAGTAAAGTGCTTTTGGGGACGGCCGTGTATAGCGGGTTTTATGGAGACCTCCGGTGGAGTCGGACCATTGCAGAAAATAGTCCGATGATTGTGGAAAACGGTCACTACCGGATGGATTTTGATGACCTTGAATCTCGGATGAGTCACGACACCGACGCGATGATCCTTTGCAATCCACAGAACCCGACGGGTAACTGCTGGTCGGAAGAGGATTTGTTGCGGTTGGGACGGATGTGTCTTGAGCATCGGGTGGTGGTCCTGTCTGACGAAATTCATTGTGATTTCGTTATGAAAGGGCAGAAGTACACGCCATTTGCAAGCTTGCCTGACAAAGAGGTCGTGGACAACAGCGTGACCTTCAAAGCTGCAAGTAAGACCTTTAGCCTCGCGGCTATGAAGGTTGCCTGGTTCTTTTCCACGAATCCCGAATATATGGAACTGATACGTGCGCAGCATCGGGCGAACACCAATACGTTGGGGGTAGTGGCTAACCAGGCCGCTCTGACTGATGAAGGTGCAGACTGGTTGGACCAGGTGAACGTCTACATTGACGGAAACCAGGACTTCGCTGAGCGATATATTCGAGAGAACCTGCCAGGGGTTGAATATACGAAGGCGGAGGGTACCTACTTGGCGTGGATTGATATTGGCGGAGTAGCTGAGCGCCTTGATGCGAAGCGTTTAGCCGAGGAGGCTACGGCGAATAGTGAAACGGGACGACCAGTGACGGCGGAAGCGATCGTGGGGAATTGGTTCATCGACAACGCGAAGGTCCAGTTGAATGCCGGGTCGTCCTACGGGCCAGGAGGTGAGAATCACATGCGGATGAACGTAGCCACCTCTCGTAAAATTCTCAAGCTGGCGCTTGATAACATGGCTGCTGCGCTCAACGACCTGTAG
- a CDS encoding prephenate dehydrogenase/arogenate dehydrogenase family protein — MAKPLTDLRAELADLDRQILTLVAARQRLSLTIGSKKRAAGLPLRDYRQEKAVINRSRATAAELGFAPELAEQLVLSLIRSSLTVQEHDEVVTQASGEGQRALVIGGAGKMGRWFVRFLDSQGFQVDVADPAGKVEGHAHCANWESLDLNHDIIVVAAPLRASNVILLGLAERSPNGIVFDIGSLKSPVRPGLTALAQAGIRVTSIHPMFGPDTQLLSGRHVIFIDAGVSEATTAAEDLFNSTMAVRVSMDLESHDRLITWVLGLAHATNIAFMTALVKSGEAAPTLAELSSTTFDEQLQVASRVVHDSPQLYFEIQSLNDFRMESLDALESAVGRFRNIVETGDEMAFQELMEDGRRYLEKRLL, encoded by the coding sequence GTGGCCAAGCCCCTAACCGATCTCAGAGCAGAATTGGCCGACCTGGACCGGCAGATTCTGACGCTCGTCGCCGCACGGCAGCGCCTTTCACTCACGATCGGTTCCAAAAAACGTGCGGCCGGACTCCCCCTCCGCGACTACCGTCAAGAAAAAGCCGTTATTAATCGGTCCCGAGCGACAGCCGCCGAGCTCGGCTTCGCACCAGAACTTGCCGAACAGCTAGTCTTGTCACTGATCCGCTCGTCGTTGACGGTTCAAGAGCATGATGAGGTGGTGACCCAAGCCAGTGGCGAGGGACAACGCGCCCTCGTGATCGGCGGCGCTGGAAAAATGGGACGCTGGTTTGTTAGGTTCCTAGACTCCCAGGGATTCCAAGTAGACGTAGCTGATCCCGCAGGCAAGGTCGAAGGCCATGCACACTGCGCTAATTGGGAATCTCTCGACCTCAACCACGACATCATCGTGGTAGCGGCGCCGTTACGCGCCTCCAACGTCATCCTCCTAGGATTAGCCGAACGATCACCAAATGGGATCGTTTTTGACATCGGCTCGCTAAAGAGCCCCGTACGTCCAGGACTTACTGCGCTTGCACAAGCAGGCATACGTGTCACGTCGATCCACCCGATGTTCGGACCAGACACACAACTGTTGTCTGGCCGCCATGTAATCTTCATCGACGCGGGCGTATCAGAAGCCACCACGGCAGCGGAAGACCTCTTTAATTCGACGATGGCGGTTCGCGTCAGTATGGATTTAGAGAGTCACGACCGCCTGATCACTTGGGTTCTTGGTTTGGCTCATGCTACCAACATCGCGTTCATGACAGCGCTTGTCAAAAGCGGTGAGGCAGCACCAACCTTGGCTGAGCTTTCGAGCACAACGTTTGATGAACAACTGCAGGTCGCCAGCCGCGTTGTTCATGACAGTCCACAGCTATACTTCGAAATCCAATCTCTCAATGACTTTAGGATGGAGTCGCTCGATGCTCTCGAATCAGCAGTTGGACGTTTTCGTAACATCGTGGAGACCGGTGATGAAATGGCTTTTCAAGAACTGATGGAAGACGGCAGACGATACCTCGAAAAGCGATTACTGTAG